A stretch of Deinococcus misasensis DSM 22328 DNA encodes these proteins:
- a CDS encoding HesA/MoeB/ThiF family protein, producing MLTRPEIQRYSRQLLLEGFSPEHQEKLLGSSVLLVGAGGLGTPAMTYLAGAGVGTIGLCDFDVVSLSNLQRQILYRSADIGQPKTRVAASQLQQLNPQIKIKTLNKLLPEQAEEVISGFDLVLDCADNFATRYLVNDTCVKLGKTWVWSAAQSFEAMLSVFTPERNLRRIFPEPPPTQDNCDTIGVIGPMLGIAGSMMALEALKILTGLGTPLVGKLWTFDALEGTARVIKLP from the coding sequence ATGTTGACCCGTCCCGAGATTCAGCGTTACAGCCGTCAACTCCTGCTGGAGGGTTTCAGCCCAGAGCATCAAGAGAAACTGCTCGGGTCTTCTGTGCTGCTGGTTGGGGCCGGAGGACTGGGCACCCCCGCCATGACCTATCTGGCTGGCGCTGGGGTGGGCACCATCGGCCTGTGTGACTTTGACGTGGTGAGCCTCAGCAACCTGCAAAGGCAGATCCTGTACCGCAGTGCAGACATCGGACAACCCAAAACCCGGGTGGCCGCCAGCCAACTGCAGCAACTCAATCCACAAATCAAAATCAAAACCCTGAACAAACTGCTTCCAGAGCAGGCCGAGGAGGTCATCTCTGGGTTTGATCTGGTGCTCGACTGCGCAGACAACTTTGCCACCCGTTATCTGGTCAACGACACCTGTGTGAAGCTTGGAAAAACCTGGGTGTGGAGTGCAGCCCAGAGCTTTGAAGCCATGCTCAGTGTGTTCACACCAGAACGGAACCTCAGAAGGATTTTTCCTGAGCCCCCCCCAACACAAGACAACTGCGACACCATCGGCGTCATTGGCCCCATGCTGGGCATCGCAGGCAGCATGATGGCTCTGGAGGCCCTGAAAATCCTGACTGGACTGGGGACACCCTTGGTCGGGAAGCTCTGGACGTTTGATGCTCTGGAGGGGACGGCACGGGTTATTAAATTGCCTTGA